The following are from one region of the Methanomassiliicoccales archaeon LGM-DZ1 genome:
- a CDS encoding DUF5655 domain-containing protein: MITAKDLFAGDELAGRTFRALMDKVRSIYPDTDFEVVRELVVFSTIDRPFLWVWAPARGNTTYGDCPLVISFGLCYKVPPCRYTRIVQSSDDRWIYHIGIPGPDGICDTLLTMISKAYEDKSEDCD; the protein is encoded by the coding sequence GTGATCACAGCAAAGGACCTCTTCGCCGGCGACGAGCTTGCCGGCCGCACTTTCCGCGCCCTCATGGACAAGGTCCGCTCCATATATCCGGACACCGACTTCGAGGTGGTCCGCGAGCTCGTGGTCTTCAGCACGATCGACCGCCCCTTCCTCTGGGTATGGGCCCCCGCCCGCGGGAACACCACTTACGGGGACTGCCCCCTGGTGATCTCCTTCGGCCTCTGCTACAAGGTGCCGCCGTGCAGGTACACCCGCATCGTCCAGTCTTCCGACGACCGCTGGATCTACCACATCGGCATCCCCGGGCCCGACGGGATCTGCGACACCCTGCTGACGATGATCAGCAAGGCGTACGAGGACAAGTCCGAGGACTGCGACTGA
- the fni gene encoding type 2 isopentenyl-diphosphate Delta-isomerase — MTIRSRKADHIDICLKERVAPDHCYWDDVKLVHNAMPEIDMDDIDMTADVLGKKLAFPMVVTAITGGFPGAKKINSNIAEACAELGIGMGVGSERAGVRGVDPETYSVINDFDVPLVIGNIGAPQLVKQKSGEPFTDEMVKAAADLIDADYIAVHLNFLQEVIQPEGDRCGAGIRDRIRDLALRYPIIVKETGAGIDGYTAERLKGIGVRGLDIAGMGGTSFSAVEMYRASMIGDDALAEMGNTFFDWGIPAPAALAECRASRLPLIASGGILDGTHVAAAVAMGAEAAGVAHAVLREATESADAVKKKLMLFREELRAAMMLTGSANIKQLAEARHFVAGETREWIEGLKWTQKSI, encoded by the coding sequence ATGACGATCAGAAGCCGCAAAGCCGATCACATCGACATATGCCTGAAGGAGCGCGTCGCCCCCGACCACTGCTACTGGGACGATGTCAAGCTCGTCCACAACGCCATGCCCGAGATCGACATGGACGATATCGACATGACGGCCGATGTCCTGGGGAAGAAGCTCGCCTTCCCGATGGTGGTCACCGCCATCACCGGAGGATTCCCGGGAGCCAAAAAGATCAACTCCAACATCGCCGAGGCCTGTGCGGAGCTCGGCATCGGCATGGGCGTCGGCAGCGAGAGGGCAGGCGTGAGGGGCGTGGACCCCGAGACCTACTCCGTCATCAATGATTTCGACGTCCCGCTGGTCATCGGCAACATCGGCGCCCCCCAGCTCGTGAAGCAGAAGAGCGGGGAGCCCTTCACCGACGAGATGGTGAAGGCGGCGGCCGACCTCATAGACGCCGACTACATCGCCGTCCATCTGAACTTCCTCCAGGAGGTCATCCAACCCGAGGGGGACCGCTGCGGCGCCGGGATCAGGGACAGGATCCGCGACCTGGCGCTCAGGTACCCGATAATTGTGAAGGAGACCGGCGCCGGGATCGACGGGTACACCGCCGAGAGGCTCAAGGGCATCGGGGTCAGGGGCCTGGACATCGCCGGCATGGGGGGCACCAGCTTCTCCGCCGTGGAGATGTACCGCGCCAGCATGATCGGCGACGATGCCCTGGCCGAGATGGGCAACACGTTCTTCGACTGGGGGATCCCCGCGCCCGCCGCCCTGGCGGAATGCAGGGCCTCCAGGCTCCCCCTCATAGCGTCCGGGGGCATCCTGGACGGGACGCACGTGGCCGCGGCCGTGGCCATGGGCGCGGAGGCCGCAGGCGTCGCGCATGCGGTGCTCAGGGAAGCGACGGAGTCCGCGGACGCCGTCAAGAAGAAGCTCATGCTTTTCAGAGAGGAGCTGCGGGCGGCGATGATGCTGACGGGCTCCGCAAACATCAAACAGCTCGCGGAAGCGAGGCATTTCGTCGCGGGAGAGACCCGCGAATGGATCGAGGGATTGAAATGGACGCAAAAGAGTATCTGA
- a CDS encoding DHHA1 domain-containing protein has product MADEVFRHDGYLSEFESEVTAVDGDKVVMNLTAFYPGGGGQVCDTGTINGKRVTEVRYEGKEIVHIVPGNDFRPGMRVWCSLDWDRRFDLMMGHTGEHLLFCSLHREDPDLAITKIYISPEDKYVIVNHDVSWEKIRSALAFANKAIRDNLTVRKTVMARNDPDLAKVRIKLDRIPEDEEITVVSIGDIDYSACSGVHVQETSELGMLFVDRKVSAGRDGVAIHFKVGDAAADAAISLAATCLEVIDETGSKPELVVKTVANMKHNLEAAAEASKEAAKKGVGSLEPETVGGTAFYSGVFPGADRKVLAEAVEKLKAEGAVCAFIAVGETANIMLGSGSPKVDCRKVLPKVLGMFGGRGGGKPDFAQGGIPDASKAAEALEALKKEVAGLLEN; this is encoded by the coding sequence ATGGCAGACGAGGTTTTCAGGCACGACGGGTACCTGTCGGAGTTCGAATCGGAGGTGACGGCGGTCGACGGCGACAAGGTCGTCATGAACCTGACCGCGTTCTATCCCGGAGGCGGGGGGCAGGTCTGCGACACCGGGACCATCAACGGCAAGAGGGTGACCGAGGTCCGCTACGAGGGCAAGGAGATCGTCCACATCGTCCCGGGCAACGATTTCAGGCCCGGCATGCGCGTATGGTGCAGCCTCGACTGGGACAGGCGCTTCGACCTCATGATGGGGCACACCGGGGAGCACCTGCTCTTCTGCTCCCTGCACCGCGAGGACCCGGACCTCGCTATAACCAAGATCTACATCTCGCCGGAGGACAAGTACGTCATCGTAAACCATGACGTGAGCTGGGAGAAGATACGCTCCGCCCTCGCCTTCGCCAACAAAGCGATACGCGACAACCTCACGGTCAGGAAGACCGTGATGGCCAGGAACGACCCGGACCTCGCCAAGGTCAGGATCAAGCTCGACCGCATTCCCGAGGACGAGGAGATCACCGTCGTCTCCATAGGCGACATCGACTACTCCGCATGCAGCGGGGTCCATGTGCAGGAGACCTCGGAGCTGGGCATGCTGTTCGTCGATCGGAAGGTGTCCGCCGGCAGGGACGGGGTGGCCATCCACTTCAAGGTCGGGGATGCCGCGGCCGATGCGGCGATATCCCTAGCGGCCACCTGCCTCGAGGTCATCGACGAGACCGGCAGCAAACCTGAACTGGTAGTCAAGACCGTCGCCAACATGAAGCATAACCTGGAGGCCGCGGCCGAAGCGTCTAAGGAGGCCGCCAAGAAGGGCGTCGGGTCGCTGGAGCCGGAAACAGTAGGGGGCACCGCGTTCTACAGCGGCGTGTTCCCGGGGGCGGACAGGAAGGTCCTGGCGGAGGCCGTCGAGAAACTGAAGGCCGAAGGGGCGGTCTGTGCGTTCATAGCCGTCGGCGAGACCGCGAACATCATGCTCGGCTCCGGGTCTCCGAAGGTCGACTGCCGCAAGGTCCTCCCGAAGGTGCTGGGGATGTTCGGCGGAAGGGGCGGCGGGAAACCCGACTTCGCCCAGGGCGGCATACCGGACGCCTCCAAAGCCGCAGAAGCTCTGGAAGCGCTGAAGAAAGAGGTCGCCGGCCTGCTGGAAAACTGA
- the gatB gene encoding Asp-tRNA(Asn)/Glu-tRNA(Gln) amidotransferase subunit GatB, with translation MKIGLEVHVQLPTRSKMFCSCPTTDAEAPNTHVCPVCLGMPGSRPVLNRQVLVYGIMLAKMLGCKIADTTWFSRKTYFYPDMSKSVQITQYDHPIGTGGLVMLNGKKPIRITRIHLEEDPGKTKRTSDMYSLIDYNRSGVPLAEIVTEPDISTPAEAREFLTQLIADIRATIDMPADGERSIRCDCNISIGKERCEVKNVTGVKNAERALTYEMVRQIKILKAGGKIERETRNFDESRGITYSARKKEFEADYGYIDEPDLGIFHIGKMAEGITIRESPAKMTVRLSAQYGIPEKMAKQLVSTSIDLAQFFETVAAEYGKDLAVKLVAGPVAGSWKEMEAAGRSPEAVLGTICRFAGGKITDTECSIEIKSEMTGVDAETASADAGDLEKIITDFLDTNPKVLADYAKGNTKALNSAIGHVMKTAPGKFSSSDVVSAAKRIADSRI, from the coding sequence ATGAAGATCGGTCTGGAAGTCCACGTTCAGCTGCCCACCAGGTCCAAGATGTTCTGCTCCTGCCCCACCACCGACGCGGAGGCCCCGAACACCCACGTCTGCCCGGTGTGCCTCGGCATGCCCGGCTCCAGGCCGGTCCTGAACCGCCAGGTCCTGGTGTACGGCATCATGCTCGCCAAGATGCTCGGCTGCAAGATCGCCGACACCACCTGGTTCTCCAGGAAGACCTACTTCTACCCGGACATGAGCAAGAGCGTCCAGATAACCCAGTACGACCACCCGATCGGGACCGGCGGGCTGGTGATGCTGAACGGGAAGAAGCCCATAAGGATCACCAGGATCCACCTGGAGGAGGACCCCGGGAAGACCAAGAGGACCTCGGACATGTACTCGCTGATCGACTACAACCGCTCGGGGGTCCCCCTGGCGGAGATTGTCACCGAGCCCGACATCTCCACCCCGGCGGAGGCGAGGGAGTTCCTGACCCAGCTCATCGCCGACATCCGCGCCACCATCGACATGCCGGCGGACGGGGAGCGCAGCATCCGCTGCGACTGCAACATCTCCATCGGCAAGGAGAGGTGCGAGGTGAAGAACGTCACCGGCGTGAAGAACGCCGAGCGCGCCCTCACGTACGAGATGGTCAGGCAGATCAAGATACTCAAGGCCGGAGGGAAGATCGAGAGGGAGACCAGGAACTTCGACGAGTCCCGCGGGATAACGTACTCTGCGAGGAAGAAGGAGTTCGAGGCCGACTACGGCTACATCGACGAGCCCGACCTGGGCATATTCCATATCGGGAAGATGGCCGAGGGCATTACCATCAGGGAGAGCCCTGCGAAGATGACCGTGAGGCTGTCCGCGCAGTACGGCATACCCGAGAAGATGGCCAAGCAGCTCGTCTCCACATCCATCGATCTGGCACAGTTCTTCGAAACAGTCGCTGCCGAATACGGCAAGGACCTCGCCGTCAAACTGGTGGCCGGCCCCGTGGCCGGTTCCTGGAAGGAGATGGAGGCGGCAGGGAGGAGCCCGGAGGCCGTGCTCGGCACCATCTGCAGATTCGCCGGCGGGAAGATCACCGACACGGAGTGCTCCATCGAGATCAAGTCGGAGATGACGGGCGTCGACGCTGAGACCGCCTCGGCAGATGCGGGCGACCTCGAGAAGATAATCACGGACTTCCTGGACACCAACCCCAAGGTCCTTGCTGATTACGCCAAGGGCAACACCAAGGCGCTCAACAGCGCCATAGGGCACGTCATGAAGACCGCACCGGGGAAGTTCTCCTCCTCGGACGTGGTATCGGCCGCGAAGAGGATAGCGGACTCGAGGATCTGA
- the radB gene encoding DNA repair and recombination protein RadB yields the protein MNRIPIGCRALDSLLGGGIETGSVTLFYGEAGCGKTNICLQAARNVIASGKKVAYVDTEGLSQDRVQQIFKDPEAVKSLLVFAVHSFTEQADRIDQIAKIAGTGLLGLIIIDSMTMFYRLNYDNQEMKNSFIRQTEVLLNIAREHDMPVLMTSQVYTNINTGTIEFLGGHAMHHNAKTIIRIDLRGNGMRNAVIKKHRSLPEGRSAMFRITADGIADV from the coding sequence GTGAACCGCATCCCAATCGGCTGCAGAGCGTTGGACTCCCTCCTCGGCGGAGGCATCGAGACCGGCAGCGTCACGCTTTTCTACGGCGAGGCCGGGTGCGGGAAGACCAACATCTGCCTGCAGGCGGCCCGCAACGTGATCGCCTCGGGGAAGAAGGTTGCGTACGTGGACACCGAGGGGCTGTCCCAGGACCGCGTTCAGCAGATCTTCAAGGACCCGGAGGCGGTCAAGAGCCTCCTGGTCTTCGCCGTCCACAGCTTCACCGAGCAGGCGGACCGCATAGACCAGATAGCGAAGATCGCCGGGACGGGCCTGCTGGGGCTCATCATCATCGATTCCATGACGATGTTCTACCGCCTCAATTACGACAACCAGGAGATGAAGAACAGCTTCATCCGCCAGACCGAGGTCCTCCTGAACATCGCCCGTGAGCACGACATGCCGGTGCTGATGACGTCCCAGGTGTACACCAACATCAACACCGGGACGATAGAGTTCCTCGGCGGCCATGCCATGCATCACAACGCCAAGACGATCATCAGGATCGACCTCCGCGGCAACGGCATGAGGAACGCGGTCATCAAGAAGCACCGTTCGCTGCCCGAGGGCAGGTCCGCGATGTTCAGGATTACCGCCGACGGTATCGCCGACGTCTGA
- the aspS gene encoding aspartate--tRNA ligase, whose product MRRTNTCGELRASDIGKHVCLEGWVRFSRDHGGVAFIDLADRYGITQVVFDPADLPAGTDADAISSVMSTFSRESCVLIEGNVRARVEGTAVDSNPTGEIEVLITHAELLAKSKLPPFEIGDQKEGVLPDEDTRMKYRYLDLRRTPMIKTMEFRSKLVHLARVYLESKGFLEIETPILGRSTPEGARDYIIPSRVHPGTFYALPQSPQQFKQMLMVGGLDRYYQVARCFRDEDSRKDRQPEFTQLDIEMSFVDSKDIQDMIEGLVSYIWKGLYGTELKTPFPHIGYKDAMERFGSDKPDMRYGLEFTSLTDIVKDVPYKIFRSILAEGGIVAGLCIKKSMGEVGRNDVDRYIKYAKKVGLGGLTWMRCENGILTSNITKYFTPEILENIKKALGAEEGDLVFIIAGPWKATYEGGGFLRKKIAEDLHMVPENKFMFFWMDQNPMFEKDPVSGAYTAFHHPFVLPTGSLDDPDHCGGACFDLCLNGNELGSGSERIHDAETQIAVFHRLGLSDEKIQQRFDYFVEALRYGAPPHGGIAIGIDRLVAILLNKDTIREVIAFPKNKKAVSLLDGSPSPVDDEKLQELQIISLAGGLDVSDAEEFNPDAEDKDSE is encoded by the coding sequence ATGAGAAGAACGAACACGTGCGGAGAGCTCAGGGCCTCCGACATCGGGAAACATGTATGTCTGGAAGGCTGGGTGAGGTTCTCGAGGGACCACGGAGGGGTGGCCTTCATCGACCTGGCCGACAGGTACGGAATAACCCAGGTGGTCTTCGATCCCGCGGACCTCCCGGCCGGGACCGACGCCGATGCGATATCATCGGTCATGTCGACCTTCTCCAGGGAGTCCTGCGTCCTCATCGAGGGAAATGTCAGGGCCAGGGTCGAGGGCACCGCCGTGGACTCCAACCCCACCGGCGAGATCGAGGTCCTCATCACCCACGCCGAGCTCCTCGCGAAGTCCAAGCTCCCGCCGTTCGAGATCGGCGACCAGAAGGAGGGCGTCCTTCCCGATGAGGACACCAGGATGAAGTACCGCTATCTCGACCTCCGCAGGACCCCCATGATCAAGACGATGGAGTTCAGGAGCAAGCTCGTCCATCTTGCCAGGGTCTACCTAGAGAGCAAAGGCTTCCTCGAGATCGAGACCCCGATCCTCGGAAGGTCCACCCCCGAGGGCGCGAGGGACTACATCATCCCCTCCAGGGTCCACCCCGGCACCTTCTACGCGCTGCCTCAGTCGCCCCAGCAGTTCAAGCAGATGCTCATGGTCGGAGGCCTCGACCGCTACTACCAGGTGGCGAGGTGCTTCAGGGACGAGGACTCGAGGAAGGACAGGCAGCCCGAGTTCACCCAGCTGGACATCGAGATGTCCTTCGTCGATTCCAAGGACATCCAGGACATGATCGAGGGCCTCGTCTCCTACATCTGGAAGGGACTTTACGGCACCGAGCTCAAGACCCCCTTCCCCCACATCGGCTATAAAGATGCCATGGAGAGGTTCGGCTCCGACAAGCCCGACATGAGGTACGGGCTGGAGTTCACGTCGCTCACCGACATCGTGAAGGACGTCCCGTACAAGATCTTCAGGAGCATCCTCGCCGAGGGCGGGATCGTCGCCGGACTGTGCATAAAGAAGAGCATGGGAGAGGTCGGCAGGAACGATGTCGACAGGTACATCAAGTACGCCAAGAAGGTCGGGCTCGGAGGCCTCACCTGGATGAGGTGCGAGAACGGCATCCTCACCAGCAACATCACGAAGTACTTCACCCCCGAGATCCTGGAGAACATCAAGAAGGCGCTCGGCGCGGAAGAGGGGGACCTCGTGTTCATCATCGCCGGCCCCTGGAAGGCCACCTACGAGGGCGGAGGGTTCCTCAGGAAGAAGATCGCGGAGGACCTCCACATGGTCCCGGAGAACAAGTTCATGTTCTTCTGGATGGACCAGAACCCCATGTTCGAGAAGGACCCGGTCTCCGGCGCGTACACGGCGTTCCACCACCCCTTCGTCCTGCCCACCGGCAGCCTGGACGATCCGGACCACTGCGGCGGCGCCTGCTTCGACCTCTGCCTGAACGGGAACGAGCTCGGGTCCGGTTCCGAGCGTATCCACGATGCGGAGACCCAGATCGCCGTGTTCCACAGGCTCGGGCTCTCCGACGAGAAGATCCAGCAGAGGTTCGACTATTTCGTCGAGGCCCTCAGGTACGGCGCGCCTCCCCACGGCGGCATCGCCATCGGCATCGACAGGCTGGTCGCCATCCTGCTGAACAAGGACACCATCAGGGAGGTCATCGCCTTCCCGAAGAACAAGAAGGCGGTGTCCCTGCTGGACGGTTCGCCCTCGCCGGTGGACGATGAGAAGCTCCAGGAGCTCCAGATCATCTCCCTCGCAGGAGGCCTGGACGTCTCGGACGCCGAGGAGTTCAACCCCGACGCTGAGGACAAGGACTCCGAGTGA
- a CDS encoding isopentenyl phosphate kinase: MILIKLGGSVITDKTAYRTFRKETVARLAGEIKRSGEDVLIVHGAGSFGHVVSKEYGIQKGYSRPEQIPAAARVICDCCELSSMVVEELLAAGIPAATVPITAAFVADGGKLIADHDEPIKRLTDLGITPVMYGDVIADRSMGFSIVSGDQIMEMLCRMYSPSRVIFVSDIDGLYTADPKTDPSAELIREVTKDTLAHIRTASSVDDVTGGVGAKMEAMLRMTSEDRDCVLINGNVPGRLYSLLKGHDVICTSAKGGI, from the coding sequence ATGATCCTGATCAAACTCGGCGGAAGCGTCATAACCGATAAGACCGCCTACCGCACCTTCAGGAAGGAGACCGTGGCCAGGCTCGCCGGGGAGATCAAGCGCTCCGGCGAAGACGTCCTCATCGTCCACGGGGCAGGGTCCTTCGGGCACGTCGTGTCCAAGGAGTACGGGATCCAGAAAGGCTACAGCAGGCCGGAGCAGATCCCGGCGGCGGCCCGCGTCATCTGCGACTGCTGCGAACTGTCGTCCATGGTGGTCGAGGAGCTCCTGGCCGCCGGCATACCCGCGGCCACCGTCCCCATCACGGCGGCGTTCGTGGCCGACGGCGGGAAGCTGATAGCCGACCATGACGAGCCCATCAAGAGGCTCACGGACCTCGGCATCACCCCCGTCATGTACGGCGATGTGATCGCCGACCGTTCCATGGGGTTCTCCATCGTCTCCGGGGACCAGATCATGGAGATGCTCTGCAGGATGTACTCCCCCAGCAGGGTCATCTTCGTGTCCGACATAGACGGCCTGTACACCGCCGACCCCAAGACCGACCCCTCGGCGGAGCTCATCCGCGAGGTCACCAAGGATACCTTGGCGCACATCAGGACCGCGTCCTCGGTGGACGATGTTACCGGCGGCGTCGGGGCCAAGATGGAGGCCATGCTCAGGATGACCTCGGAGGACAGGGACTGCGTCCTGATCAACGGCAATGTGCCCGGACGTCTATACTCTCTGTTAAAAGGTCATGATGTCATCTGCACATCAGCCAAGGGAGGAATCTAA
- a CDS encoding polyprenyl synthetase family protein: MDAKEYLKKTSAEVDGPIKSYIPDEEPQRLIDAVRQYPYAGGKRMRPAIVLAACGAVGGDKLKAMPLAVAIEYIHNFTLIHDDIMDGDDMRRNMKTLHVAYDEPTAIDAGDALFAKAFQIIADLDVPDAAMRDILRRVTKAVWDLARGQEFDVTNEHQLISEERYIETIFLKTSVLFAAAAAGGAIVGGADAETVEEINQYALDMGLGFQMYDDYLGVAGDSSKTGKSVGNDLRKGKCTLMVTYTLEHLKDHAKMAKFKSILGNMNATDEECMEGVEIMREIGAVDYNRKAAEEKIASAKAHLSCLKDSEDKEFMLALADYAISRDV, encoded by the coding sequence ATGGACGCAAAAGAGTATCTGAAGAAGACCTCGGCTGAGGTCGACGGACCCATAAAGAGCTACATTCCGGACGAGGAGCCCCAGAGGCTGATCGACGCCGTCAGGCAGTACCCGTACGCCGGCGGCAAGAGGATGCGCCCTGCCATCGTCCTCGCCGCCTGCGGGGCCGTCGGAGGGGACAAGCTGAAGGCCATGCCCCTTGCGGTGGCCATCGAGTACATCCACAACTTCACGCTCATCCACGACGACATAATGGACGGCGACGACATGCGCAGGAACATGAAGACCCTGCACGTGGCCTACGACGAGCCCACCGCCATCGACGCGGGAGACGCCCTGTTCGCCAAGGCCTTCCAGATCATCGCCGACCTCGATGTGCCGGATGCCGCCATGAGGGACATACTCAGGCGCGTCACCAAGGCCGTCTGGGACCTCGCCCGCGGGCAGGAGTTCGATGTCACCAACGAGCACCAGCTCATCTCCGAGGAGAGGTACATCGAGACCATCTTCCTGAAGACCAGCGTCCTCTTCGCGGCCGCAGCGGCCGGAGGGGCCATCGTCGGCGGCGCCGATGCCGAGACCGTGGAGGAGATCAACCAGTACGCCCTCGACATGGGGCTCGGGTTCCAGATGTACGACGACTACCTAGGAGTCGCCGGCGACTCCTCCAAGACCGGGAAATCGGTCGGGAACGACCTCAGGAAAGGCAAATGCACCCTGATGGTCACCTACACCCTCGAGCACCTGAAGGACCACGCCAAGATGGCGAAGTTCAAGTCCATCCTCGGCAACATGAACGCCACCGACGAGGAGTGCATGGAGGGCGTCGAGATTATGAGGGAGATCGGGGCCGTCGATTACAACAGGAAGGCGGCAGAGGAGAAGATCGCATCCGCCAAGGCCCACCTCTCCTGCCTGAAGGACTCCGAGGACAAGGAGTTCATGCTCGCCCTCGCCGACTACGCCATCAGCAGGGACGTCTGA
- a CDS encoding nascent polypeptide-associated complex protein, with amino-acid sequence MAGGMRGMNPRAMQRTMRSMGIKQEEVKGVTEVIIRTADKDIVISPAEVVCIDMKGSKSYQVAGNVSEVPAGTAGGAPAGPVFPSEDIELVMSQTNCDREKAIAALEAADGQPAEAIIKIISGE; translated from the coding sequence ATGGCTGGAGGAATGAGGGGCATGAACCCCCGCGCTATGCAGCGCACGATGCGCTCGATGGGCATAAAGCAGGAGGAGGTCAAAGGCGTGACCGAGGTCATCATCAGGACCGCCGACAAGGACATCGTCATCTCCCCTGCAGAGGTCGTATGCATCGACATGAAGGGCAGCAAGAGTTACCAGGTGGCCGGGAACGTCTCGGAGGTCCCCGCAGGGACCGCCGGCGGAGCCCCTGCAGGGCCGGTCTTCCCCAGCGAGGACATCGAGCTCGTGATGTCCCAGACGAACTGCGACCGCGAGAAGGCCATCGCCGCGCTCGAGGCGGCCGACGGCCAGCCTGCCGAGGCCATTATAAAGATAATATCAGGTGAGTGA
- a CDS encoding Lrp/AsnC family transcriptional regulator produces the protein MHPTTLIQRVNNLEAQGVIRGYRAKLDYMAMGYGFMGIARVFLNKSDTMAEERISSLPQTVAVYDVAGDANVVAMLCCRDRKEFLDTIMKIDALDGVVRVESSVILRIAKSESDYVPVLGPDEGSV, from the coding sequence GTGCACCCCACGACGCTCATCCAGAGGGTCAACAACCTCGAGGCCCAGGGGGTCATCCGCGGATACCGCGCGAAGCTCGACTACATGGCGATGGGGTACGGCTTTATGGGCATCGCCAGGGTCTTCCTGAACAAATCCGACACCATGGCGGAGGAGAGGATCTCGTCCCTGCCGCAGACCGTGGCCGTCTATGATGTTGCCGGAGACGCGAACGTGGTCGCGATGCTCTGCTGCCGGGACAGGAAGGAGTTCCTCGACACCATCATGAAGATCGACGCCCTCGACGGGGTCGTGCGCGTCGAGTCTTCCGTCATCCTGAGGATCGCCAAGAGCGAATCTGATTATGTTCCGGTCCTCGGGCCGGACGAAGGCTCGGTCTGA
- a CDS encoding HypC/HybG/HupF family hydrogenase formation chaperone: protein MCLAIPGKIVNIDGDEAYVDYGGSMKTANISMVDAKVGQYVVVHAGFAIEVMDEEEANETLKLWNDFLDSDTAEIDKPN from the coding sequence ATGTGCCTTGCAATACCCGGCAAGATAGTGAACATCGACGGCGACGAAGCATATGTGGACTACGGCGGATCCATGAAGACGGCCAACATCTCCATGGTGGACGCCAAGGTCGGGCAGTACGTCGTGGTCCATGCGGGGTTCGCGATCGAGGTCATGGACGAAGAGGAAGCCAACGAGACACTGAAGCTCTGGAACGACTTCCTGGACTCGGACACCGCTGAGATCGATAAGCCCAACTGA
- a CDS encoding iron chelate uptake ABC transporter family permease subunit, with protein sequence MARVLVGSNLRHLLPCSAACGAAILVVCDCIAKMITFSGMPVGVITAIFGGPIFIFLLVKGAKKVWF encoded by the coding sequence ATGGCCAGAGTGCTGGTGGGTTCTAACCTGAGGCATCTCCTGCCCTGCTCCGCCGCGTGCGGGGCGGCCATCCTGGTGGTGTGCGACTGCATAGCCAAGATGATCACGTTCTCAGGCATGCCTGTGGGAGTCATAACCGCGATATTCGGCGGCCCGATATTCATCTTCCTGCTGGTGAAGGGAGCTAAGAAAGTATGGTTCTGA